A region from the Natronoarchaeum mannanilyticum genome encodes:
- a CDS encoding bifunctional N(6)-L-threonylcarbamoyladenine synthase/serine/threonine protein kinase codes for MRILGIEGTAWAASAAVYDSESDDVFIETDAYQPESGGIDPSEAAEHMRDAIPRVIDAALAEAADRAADHEPIVDAVAFSRGPGLGPCLRIVGTAARSLAMTLDVPLVGVNHMVAHLEIGRHQSGFDSPVCLNASGANAHVLGFHDGRYRVLGETMDTGVGNSLDKFTRHVGWSHPGGPKVEDAAKDGEYTDLPYVVKGMDFSFSGIMSAAKQAYDRGVPVEDVCYSLQETIFAMLTEVAERALSLTGSDELVLGGGVAQNERLREMLDAMCEQRGADFFAPEPRFLRDNAGMIAVLGATMYEAGDTIEIEDSRIDSDFRPDQVPVTWREGESVARVPTSDGAVGDELRGAEATVTIEADRVVKRRVPKRYRHPDLDERLRRQRTTLEARLTSEARRHGVPTPLVRDVDPREATIVFERVGDADLQADLTADRARAVGRHLAALHGAGMVHGDPTTRNVRVDLEGGAEGRPDRPSGDADRVYLIDFGLGFYTDAVEDYAMDLHVFAQSLDGTAEDPAAMRAAVEDGYADVGDDAVIEQLREIESRGRYQ; via the coding sequence ATGCGCATTCTCGGGATAGAAGGAACGGCCTGGGCAGCCAGTGCCGCAGTCTACGATTCCGAGTCCGACGACGTTTTTATCGAGACCGACGCCTACCAGCCCGAGAGCGGCGGCATCGACCCGAGCGAGGCCGCCGAGCACATGCGGGACGCGATTCCCCGCGTGATCGACGCCGCGCTCGCGGAGGCCGCCGATCGCGCGGCTGACCACGAGCCGATCGTCGATGCGGTCGCGTTTTCGCGGGGCCCCGGCCTCGGTCCGTGCCTGCGGATCGTCGGCACAGCGGCCCGCTCGCTGGCGATGACGCTCGACGTGCCGCTCGTCGGCGTCAACCACATGGTCGCCCACCTGGAGATCGGTCGCCACCAGTCCGGATTCGACTCGCCGGTCTGCCTGAACGCCAGCGGCGCCAACGCCCACGTGCTGGGCTTCCACGACGGCCGCTACCGCGTGCTCGGCGAGACGATGGACACCGGCGTCGGCAACTCCCTGGATAAGTTCACCCGTCACGTCGGCTGGTCCCACCCCGGCGGCCCGAAGGTCGAGGACGCCGCGAAAGACGGCGAGTACACCGACCTGCCGTACGTCGTCAAGGGGATGGACTTCTCCTTCTCGGGGATCATGAGCGCCGCCAAGCAGGCGTACGACCGGGGCGTGCCGGTCGAGGACGTCTGCTACTCGCTCCAGGAGACGATCTTCGCGATGCTGACCGAGGTCGCCGAGCGCGCGCTCTCGCTGACCGGCAGCGACGAGCTCGTGCTCGGCGGCGGCGTCGCGCAGAACGAGCGCCTGCGGGAAATGCTCGACGCGATGTGCGAGCAGCGCGGCGCGGACTTCTTCGCGCCCGAGCCGCGATTCCTGCGGGACAACGCCGGGATGATCGCGGTGCTGGGCGCGACGATGTACGAAGCCGGCGACACCATCGAGATCGAGGACTCGCGGATCGACTCGGACTTCCGGCCCGATCAGGTGCCCGTGACGTGGCGCGAGGGCGAGAGCGTCGCTCGCGTGCCGACGAGCGACGGTGCCGTCGGCGACGAACTGCGCGGCGCCGAAGCCACGGTCACAATCGAGGCCGATCGGGTCGTCAAGCGTCGGGTGCCCAAGCGCTACCGCCACCCCGACCTCGACGAGCGCCTGCGCCGCCAGCGCACGACGCTGGAGGCGCGGCTCACCAGCGAAGCGCGACGCCACGGCGTCCCGACGCCGCTGGTGCGCGACGTCGATCCGCGGGAGGCCACCATCGTCTTCGAGCGCGTGGGCGACGCCGACCTGCAGGCCGACCTGACCGCCGACCGGGCGCGGGCGGTCGGGCGTCACCTCGCGGCGCTTCACGGCGCCGGGATGGTCCACGGCGACCCGACGACCCGGAACGTCCGGGTCGATCTGGAGGGCGGTGCGGAGGGTCGGCCCGACCGGCCGAGCGGCGACGCCGATCGCGTCTACCTCATCGATTTCGGGCTCGGGTTCTACACCGACGCCGTCGAGGACTACGCGATGGACCTGCACGTGTTCGCCCAGAGCCTCGACGGCACCGCCGAGGACCCCGCCGCGATGCGGGCGGCTGTCGAGGACGGCTACGCCGACGTCGGCGACGACGCCGTGATCGAGCAGCTGCGCGAGATCGAGTCCCGCGGGCGCTACCAGTAG
- a CDS encoding 30S ribosomal protein S27ae, translated as MPRHELYDDDGTTDREQCPRCGDSFLADHGDRLHCGKCGYTEWE; from the coding sequence ATGCCCCGACACGAGCTCTACGACGACGACGGCACGACCGACCGCGAGCAGTGCCCGCGCTGTGGCGACTCGTTCCTCGCGGACCACGGCGACCGCCTGCACTGCGGCAAGTGCGGGTACACCGAGTGGGAATAG
- a CDS encoding 30S ribosomal protein S24e: protein MDVEIIDEDENPMLHRTDVTFRITHDDATPERLSVRDSLAAKLNKDAGEVVVRSLDTKFGMRKTIGQAKVYETSDHAKDVEQDFMLERNKITAGEDADAEEAEEA from the coding sequence ATGGACGTCGAAATCATCGACGAGGACGAGAACCCGATGTTGCACCGCACCGACGTGACCTTCCGCATCACCCACGACGACGCCACGCCCGAGCGCCTCTCGGTCCGCGACAGCCTCGCGGCGAAGCTCAACAAGGACGCCGGCGAGGTCGTCGTCCGCAGCCTCGACACGAAGTTCGGGATGCGCAAGACGATCGGCCAGGCGAAGGTCTACGAGACCTCCGACCACGCCAAGGACGTCGAGCAGGACTTCATGCTCGAGCGCAACAAGATCACCGCCGGCGAGGACGCCGACGCCGAAGAGGCGGAGGAGGCCTAA
- the infB gene encoding translation initiation factor IF-2 — MSDTEPPESAASSLRTPIVAVLGHVDHGKTSLLDKVRGSAVIEGEAGAITQHIGATAVPLDVISGIAGDLVDPDDFDLPGLLFIDTPGHHSFTTLRSRGGALADIAILVVDVNDGFQPQTEEAIEILAQSQTPFIVAANKVDTVPGWNAEENAPIQKSLERQSDRVRGDVDEKLYEIIGQLSDKGFSADMYWRVQDFQNNVGVVPVSAMTGEGVPDLLTVMMGLSQRYMKEEMAIDVSGPGVGTVLEVKEEKGFGSTIDVVLYDGVVEEDDTIVVGSSGDPIVTDVRALLKPRPLAEIRTESRFEKVDRLKAASGIKIAAPDLDRAMSGAPVRVVRDREIDEVVEEVQAELADIAVDAEEQGLVVKADTLGSLEAMANALGEAEIPIVRAEVGDVAPRDVSVASTAEDSLHEAILAFNVDVLSDARKQAESDDVRIFQSDVIYRLIEEYEEFVEEREQAQQEAVLENITRPSRFQILPDHTFRQNDPAVVGVEILAGTLQNNTNVVDFEGKEPERIGQLKGIQKDGDDVDEARKGDRVSIAIDGPTVGRQIEEGDELWTELHEKHAKILEQELVDDIPPDERDALQMYLDKHRRRDPFWGK; from the coding sequence ATGTCGGACACCGAACCTCCCGAATCCGCGGCATCCTCCCTCAGAACGCCGATCGTCGCCGTCCTCGGTCACGTCGACCACGGCAAGACCAGCCTGCTCGACAAGGTCCGGGGCTCGGCGGTGATCGAGGGCGAGGCCGGGGCGATCACCCAGCACATCGGCGCCACCGCCGTCCCGCTGGACGTCATCTCCGGGATCGCCGGCGATCTGGTCGACCCCGACGACTTCGACCTGCCCGGCCTGCTCTTCATCGACACGCCGGGGCACCACTCATTCACGACGCTGCGCTCGCGGGGCGGCGCGCTCGCGGACATCGCGATCCTCGTCGTCGACGTCAACGACGGGTTCCAGCCCCAGACCGAGGAGGCCATCGAGATCCTCGCGCAGTCCCAGACGCCCTTCATCGTCGCCGCGAACAAGGTCGACACCGTACCGGGCTGGAACGCCGAGGAGAACGCGCCGATCCAGAAATCCCTCGAGCGCCAGAGCGACCGCGTGCGCGGGGACGTCGACGAGAAGCTCTACGAGATCATCGGCCAGCTCTCGGACAAGGGGTTCTCGGCGGACATGTACTGGCGCGTTCAGGACTTCCAGAACAACGTCGGCGTCGTCCCCGTCTCGGCGATGACCGGCGAGGGCGTGCCGGACCTGCTAACGGTGATGATGGGCCTCTCCCAGCGCTACATGAAAGAGGAGATGGCGATCGACGTCTCGGGGCCGGGCGTCGGCACAGTCCTCGAGGTCAAAGAGGAGAAGGGCTTCGGATCGACGATCGACGTCGTGCTGTACGACGGCGTCGTCGAGGAGGACGACACCATCGTCGTCGGCAGCTCCGGCGACCCGATCGTCACCGACGTCCGCGCGCTGCTGAAACCCCGCCCGCTCGCCGAGATCCGCACCGAGAGCCGCTTCGAGAAGGTCGATCGGCTCAAGGCGGCCTCGGGGATCAAGATCGCCGCGCCCGACCTCGACCGGGCGATGTCGGGCGCCCCCGTCCGCGTGGTCCGCGACCGCGAGATCGACGAGGTCGTCGAGGAGGTCCAGGCCGAACTGGCCGACATCGCCGTCGACGCCGAAGAGCAGGGCCTGGTCGTCAAGGCCGACACGCTCGGCAGCCTCGAAGCGATGGCCAACGCCCTGGGCGAGGCCGAGATCCCGATCGTCCGCGCGGAGGTCGGCGACGTCGCGCCCCGCGACGTCTCTGTCGCCAGCACCGCCGAGGACTCGCTCCACGAGGCGATCCTCGCCTTTAACGTCGACGTACTCTCGGACGCTCGCAAGCAGGCCGAGAGCGACGACGTCCGGATCTTCCAGAGCGACGTGATCTACCGACTGATCGAGGAGTACGAGGAGTTCGTCGAGGAGCGCGAGCAGGCCCAGCAGGAAGCCGTCCTCGAGAACATCACGCGCCCGAGCCGGTTCCAGATCCTCCCCGATCACACGTTCCGCCAGAACGACCCGGCGGTCGTCGGCGTCGAGATCCTCGCGGGCACCCTCCAGAACAACACCAACGTCGTGGACTTCGAGGGCAAGGAGCCCGAGCGCATCGGCCAGCTCAAGGGCATCCAGAAGGACGGCGACGACGTCGACGAGGCCCGCAAGGGCGACCGCGTCAGTATCGCCATCGATGGCCCCACCGTCGGGCGCCAGATCGAGGAGGGCGACGAGCTCTGGACCGAACTCCACGAGAAACACGCCAAGATCCTCGAACAGGAACTCGTCGACGACATCCCGCCGGACGAGCGCGACGCGCTCCAGATGTACCTGGACAAACACCGGCGGCGCGACCCCTTCTGGGGGAAGTAG
- a CDS encoding DUF5811 family protein has product MNGNTPYAGSPGTTQAGKRATADLPELTGEQKRALRRDVSRIADQTRAYLPDEYVVDSDVSQAAGGPRATVAVQPPVGHPVSAGFSPENEDLESDSLIDDEDRSEVARGLAASAALQVKQAVQDDVMPTAR; this is encoded by the coding sequence ATGAACGGAAACACGCCGTACGCAGGGTCTCCCGGCACCACGCAGGCGGGCAAGCGCGCCACCGCCGATCTCCCCGAACTCACGGGCGAGCAGAAGCGCGCGCTCCGCCGGGACGTCTCGCGGATCGCCGACCAGACCCGCGCGTACCTCCCCGACGAGTACGTCGTCGACTCCGACGTGAGCCAGGCCGCCGGCGGCCCCCGCGCGACCGTCGCCGTGCAGCCGCCGGTCGGGCACCCCGTCAGCGCCGGCTTCTCGCCCGAGAACGAGGATCTGGAGTCCGACTCGCTGATCGACGACGAGGACCGCAGCGAGGTCGCTCGCGGACTCGCCGCCAGCGCCGCCCTGCAGGTCAAGCAGGCCGTGCAGGACGACGTGATGCCGACCGCGCGATAG
- a CDS encoding RNA ligase, giving the protein MEYHRKLGLSEDAFEGVIEHAERASYDGTEYRHVPDYRRGVERGTVLFDGEVVRGFPKVPRTLVLAEGVPRQFDSPVAVEEKLDGYNVRVARIDGDVLAFSRGGLVCPYTTWFVERELDLDPLFDDYPDAAVCGEMVGPENPYTAHDYPDVDSLAFRAFDWRDRESGEPLDVRERRERYGEYGVPQTRLFGVYDPDDAAADLREIVDELDADDREGVVMKSLDGATQLKYTTSAANRGDLAYAFSLPFDYGQAFMFRRLIREAFQSIEWDESPEAARERARAVGEAIVLSMTESIERVADGEAVGERHTVRGDPDAIDALLDHFEEQGLTIDVEADDRADGERVVTFCKRVQSTNDKIRGYLDGQIVRE; this is encoded by the coding sequence GTGGAGTACCACAGGAAGCTCGGCCTCTCGGAGGACGCGTTCGAGGGCGTGATAGAGCACGCCGAGCGGGCGAGCTACGACGGCACCGAGTACCGCCACGTCCCGGACTACCGGCGCGGCGTCGAGCGCGGGACGGTCCTGTTCGACGGCGAGGTCGTCCGCGGGTTCCCCAAGGTGCCCCGGACGCTCGTGCTCGCCGAGGGCGTCCCGCGGCAGTTCGACAGCCCCGTCGCCGTCGAGGAGAAACTGGACGGGTACAACGTCCGCGTCGCCCGGATCGACGGCGACGTGCTGGCGTTCTCGCGGGGCGGGCTGGTCTGTCCGTACACGACGTGGTTCGTCGAGCGCGAACTCGACCTCGATCCGCTGTTCGACGACTACCCCGACGCCGCGGTCTGCGGCGAGATGGTCGGTCCCGAGAACCCCTACACGGCCCACGATTACCCGGACGTCGACTCGCTGGCGTTCCGCGCGTTCGACTGGCGCGACCGCGAGTCCGGCGAGCCCCTGGACGTCCGCGAGCGCCGCGAGCGCTACGGCGAGTACGGCGTCCCCCAGACCCGGCTGTTTGGCGTCTACGATCCCGACGACGCGGCAGCGGACCTGCGAGAGATCGTCGACGAGCTCGACGCCGACGACCGGGAGGGCGTGGTGATGAAGTCGCTCGACGGCGCGACCCAGCTCAAGTACACCACGTCGGCGGCCAACCGCGGCGACCTCGCGTACGCCTTCTCGCTGCCGTTCGACTACGGGCAGGCGTTCATGTTCCGCCGGCTCATCCGCGAGGCGTTCCAGTCGATCGAGTGGGACGAGTCGCCCGAAGCCGCCCGCGAGCGCGCTCGAGCGGTGGGCGAGGCGATCGTCCTGTCGATGACCGAGTCCATCGAGCGGGTCGCGGACGGCGAGGCCGTCGGCGAGCGCCACACGGTGCGGGGCGATCCCGACGCCATCGACGCCCTGCTCGACCACTTCGAAGAGCAGGGGCTGACGATCGACGTGGAGGCCGACGATCGGGCGGACGGCGAGCGCGTCGTCACGTTTTGCAAGCGCGTCCAGTCGACCAACGACAAGATCCGCGGCTACCTCGACGGGCAGATCGTCCGGGAGTGA
- a CDS encoding RNA ligase partner protein — translation MPGDPFKQRFVLDTSMFLTDEIRDDDESLQEALLDLLDLIAEARLRLGISCYVPPTIHDELTTMLADRDVDDEVFSKLNTWVIRKHPDRYEVSIPANVVYRFVDEMSDRVDRGLRVAEDAVRRAESASDEPIEDHEHMTDADQIVSDLRDKYRSALRRGVLDSREDFDLLVLGRELDAGVVTEDRGIIAWTEDFGLRYLRGREFPDLLREYLRAVEEIDEADRN, via the coding sequence ATGCCCGGCGATCCGTTCAAGCAGCGGTTCGTCCTCGACACGTCGATGTTTCTGACCGACGAGATCCGGGACGACGACGAGTCGCTGCAGGAGGCGCTGCTCGACCTGCTCGACCTGATCGCGGAGGCGCGACTCCGACTCGGCATCTCCTGTTACGTGCCGCCGACGATCCACGACGAGCTGACGACGATGCTCGCGGACCGCGACGTCGACGACGAGGTGTTCTCGAAGCTCAACACCTGGGTGATCCGCAAGCACCCCGACCGCTACGAGGTGTCGATCCCCGCGAACGTCGTCTACCGCTTCGTCGACGAGATGAGCGACCGCGTCGACCGCGGGCTCCGGGTCGCCGAGGACGCGGTCCGGCGCGCGGAGTCGGCGTCCGACGAGCCGATCGAGGACCACGAGCACATGACCGACGCCGACCAGATCGTCTCGGATCTGCGGGACAAGTACCGGAGCGCGCTCCGGCGGGGCGTGTTAGACTCACGGGAGGATTTCGACCTGCTCGTGCTCGGTCGGGAGCTCGACGCCGGCGTCGTCACCGAAGATCGGGGGATCATCGCCTGGACCGAGGACTTCGGGCTGCGATACCTCCGCGGGCGGGAGTTCCCGGATCTGCTCCGGGAGTACCTGCGGGCCGTCGAGGAGATCGACGAGGCCGACCGAAACTAA